A stretch of DNA from Sugiyamaella lignohabitans strain CBS 10342 chromosome B, complete sequence:
TTCTACTAAGTATTGAGAACGTTGGATTTGTTGTGACTAGAAAACTAGAACCCAGTAGTGAGATAGGAAATGTGAAGCTGGCTGGCATTTGCTTCGTCAGCTTAAGCTGCTTACTGGTTGAGAGCATCGGAAATCTgatttttgatattttgcCAATAGCTGAGACGAATGGTCTCATTTTTAGCTGATTCGAGGTCATCCTCACTAAATGCTGATATTAATGCCGTTTCTGACTCACTCAGACGTTTGTCATTCTCTTGTTGCAGTGATAGCAAGTCTTCACGCGAATTCGAGTCAGCTATAGCTTCTCGTGCCATTAAAACATCCATAAGCAGGTCCTCATCTTGTAATGAGTCACGCTCAGAAAGCGCATCAATTCCTcgtagaagaagaagatgctgagCTCGATCTAGTGGATTTAGCAATGACTTGTATGCAATATTCAATTGTGATGAACGCAGTTCGAATTTCTTGCGCAATTCATTATTAGGATCAACCGATCCGGCTTTGTCCGGATGGGTCTGTGCCTGCAATTTAAGGAATTCTTGCTTAAGTTGTTTTGCATTGATCTCAAAAGGACCCTTGGGTGGTGGGCCATTTGGAAATGACTGAGGGAAAAATGAATAGTATCCAGACTCCCCACCAGCCTTAGTGGCGAACCTCTTTGTAAATGTTTGAAGTAACCTAGTACTGACGGAAACAGTTCTCATGTTGGCCTATCACATACACAAGAAAATCTCACCTCAATCAACAATTGGGTCTGATGAATCTATAATCAAATTATGATCAATAGTATCGCCAGTGATGAGTACTACATGTGAGGATTGCGGTTGAAATCTGATACGGCTTGGATGATCCACCAGAAATTACGCATATGGCCGCATTTGCATTTCCATTTAGCAAAGAGTCTGATATTGAAACTGTTCTATTGACCAGAATATTTTTCTATTCATATCCGAATATCCAAAAGAGCATGATTTTTAGTTGTCAAATCACTAGTTGTGTTCGGAAAATGCGTTAgtaggaaaaaaaaaattaaaaactacagcaccttctgttcacgcctggtctcccacggcattactgatcaaggctctcagaggcttgaatatgattgatcggacgggaaatcttattttactcTGGATATGGCCGTAGCTGAACTTAAAAATTGAACCTTGCTTATATAGAGTTAGTTAGGTACCAAAACAGGGCGTCCTGGAGAAATAAAATTCACGGTTTATAGAAGATTTTGTCTTGGAAACAGTCCATTTAATCATATTAGAGGTATTGTACAACTATAAAATACTCAATAGCCATTATAATAGTGGCAAAAAGGTCAAGCCCGTAGAGATATCTTGCACTCCCTTTTCCCAGCTTTAGAGGCTGGCAACAGGGTGTCTGGACATAATATTAGGGGTCCTATATACAGTCATGAGAATCCAATGGCATCAAGTATCTCAAAGTAGTGAGTGCAAGTGAACAGCTTGCAATCGGGAAAACATGAAAAATTTCATGCAAAATGCTTGAATTGTACTAATAGGACTTGGAGGAATATATATTCAATATAAAACTTTTGATTGGGATAACACAATATAGCTCGGTGAGGTGCAGTAACTCTGTTGATTCAGGCTTTGGCGTTTTGCCTCTCTTGTGTCCTAATCCCACCGTCGGTATGTTCCACCTGCCCATGTTTTAACAGGTAATCTCTGGAAGTCATATGTTATGTCAATGTGTTTAACAACTTTATTGGAATGTGAGCtagaatttttttgaaacaaGTTTCGGAGCTTTAAGCCTTATGTGTTGGTGAAAATTGTTGAATTTTGTTTCATCTTTAAGGACCTGGGCGTGAAGGCCTGTTACTTAGCTGTAAATTTAAATATATCAATTTCACTTGCCACAAAGTTTATTAGCGCTTATTGCTTCTGGTATTGTAGTTATTTAAGAGGTGTTATTACAGAATTTCAGCTTGGTAATTGAGAGTATCTAGGATTAGTAGATAGAACGGGGCtatatttttgatattctCTATGATATGTAAACCGTTCATACACAATAGAAGGGCTTTTTAACGAAATTTTAACGAAATTAAATGTCTCTGGCTTGTGTGCAACTGCTGGAATCAGtgaagaaataaaaaaggTTTAGTATCTCTGTCAATTTCTGCttattttaaaaaattcaaGTTATTATGACCAGTGAGTATTCTCGCGTCCATTTCTTTGGAACTAATTTCTATAGTCCATATTTTCTGGCAACATCGTCCCTTCAGTCCTAGATGCTACTGTTGTTTCctatattttttattgtgtGATTTACTCTTTTTGAAGTCAGAGACAAAATAATCTCATTCGCGTTTGCTATTATTTAGCTACACCCTcgttaatattttttgctCCCTAATTACTTGAAGCCTTACGTTTTCTATTTTAGACAACTTGACATGCAAAATATTAAGCTTCACTTCAGTACGCAACATCTACCGTTGGTGGTTTAGAGTCATTCAATGCAGCGGCAGCCCTATTTCATATAACCCAGATTGACTCCGAAAAACGTAGCAATGTTGTCTCCATCACGAATCGATAGAAGTCGAGGTCATTCCATTTAGGTTCTCGATAAGCTTCAGACAAAGAGCACGGTCCGCTATACTCCAGTATAAAGTTGTATGGCACACTACATATTATACCCACGAAAATAATTGACATTCTAATGAAAAACCATCATGGTTACATATTCGACACTATTTATGTAATTATTTGATCTAAAGGTACCATGGATATCTCAAGTTACTCCTGTAAATATAAGATTAAATCGTTATCTTCATACATGCatcattgaaaagaatTGAAGATAagatttaatttattcaatAATAAAGTGTTAAATACCTTATTATTAAAAAACGAAAATCTATTCCAAACAACCCACCTCATAATAAAGTACAGCAAAAACtaaatttatttcaaaaaaataactaGATAACTACTTAAGCAACAGGCTTCTCGTTCTCTCTGCCAAGACCAACGCCCAAGTCAGAGGTAACGTGAACTTCCTCACCGAAGACGGATCCGACAGTCTCAAGAGTGTGGCCCTTAGTCTCGGGGTAGAAGAAATAACAGATAACAAGCTCAACAGCAATGACACAACACCAGACGATGTAGTACTTCCAGCCGATAGCGTCCATAGCAACGGGATTAACGAAACCGTTGTAAATAAGAGTAAGAGTGGTAACAATTTGAGTAATGTTAAGACCCTTAGCACGCAATTGATAAGGCAAGATTTCAGTGTAGTAGAGCACGGCAGGACCGTTAAGAGCAATACCATAACAGAAGTAGTACAAGAAGATCATGGCGAGAACACCGTTGGCAAGAGACTTGTTGGCAAAGTTGGAAGGagtaccagcaccagagaGGGCAGTCCAGATAATATAGGTAACAAGCATACCAGAGAATGAGATAAGGAACAATCTACGACGACCCAAACTCTCGACAAAGAAAGTCCAGAAGACAGCCCAGAAGAAGTTGTAAATTTGAAGACCACCGTTAAGGTAAAGTTGTTGACGTTGATCAGTGATTCCAATAGAGTCAAGAACAAGGTTAAGGTAGTAAGAAACAAGACCGTTACCGGACATTTGCATGTTAATGGGGAtcatgatgatgaggaacAATCTGTGCTTGTTGGCCTTGGTCTTAAGGAAATCCAAGTAAGAAGTCTCATTTTGAATcttttcaagctcaagaGCAGAGGAAATTTCAGCCATCTCGTAGTCAACAAGCTTGGAGTtaacatcaccaccagcgTGGTGCTTGACAAGAAGAGCTCTGGCCTCGGCATAACGGTGCTTGTCAATCAAGTAACGAGGAGACTCAGGGACCCAGTAGATCATCAAAAGTTGGATCAAAGGAAGGAAACCTTGGCAGATACAGGGGATTCTCCAAGACCAGGTGGTGGTAACGTAAGAAGTACCCAAAGTCAACCAAGCAGCGATAATGGAACCAAGGTACCAAAGGGTGTTATAAATAGCGGTAACAACGTGTCTGTGAGCAGGATAAGAAGACTCAGCCAAAAGCAAAGGAGAACATCCGGTacagaaagaagaaccaaAACCAAGAATCAATCTTCCGACAAGGAAGACGGCGTAGTCGTTAGAAACAGCTTGAATGATAGCACCAACAATAATAAGAACACATCCACCAGCAATAGGCAGCTTTCTGCCCCATCTGTCAGTAATATAGGGAAGGATAGGCCAAGTAGCAATACCACCGAACATCATACCGTTGGCAAGACCACCCAAATGTTGACCCTTGGGGTGGTTGAAAGTATCTTGCCAAGAATCCATGGATTGAAGACCGTTCAACATGGAACCATCATAACCGTTATTGGTAGAGGAAATCATACAAAGTAACAGAAGCAAGTTCAATCTGAGCAAGTGAGGAACTCTAAGAAATGCGAATTTTCCATAATCAGGCAGAACATCCTCCATAGTCTCACCTTCAGGACGAATGTCCTCGACCATGTGGACCTCgttcttctcttcaataGTCATGATGAATAAGGTTGGGTGTTTATCAAAATCGGTTCTAGTAAAAGATGAAGAATCGATAAgatttgatgaagaagaaataaaaaaacctcTTTGAAGTTGGAAAATGgacaaatatatatagtaAGTTGAAACCCAACTAATAGCCAATGCAACTTCCTAAACGGATGAAATAATTTCCCCGGATTTCGTTGAGAGGAGATGAACGGGTAAAATCTAATAAGGACTGAGCGAGTATGCGATTCCAGATGATCCCCCGCATGTCTATGCAGGCGGCCAGTTTAAAGTCCCCACGTTCCATTTTGGGATGAGGTTTTTGTGATGCCCCACACTTTGCATTAGTGGGGGGAGGAGGGGCTAACGGGGAGAAATCCAATTTACAACACGGCAGCGAGCGATGCAAAGTGGAGAACGTACAGAGAGGGGTAACCAATGGGTTTGAATAGTGTGTGGGTGATGATTTTAACGGCGATGACCTAGTAAGGGCTAATATGCGGTCACTTGTAGTTTATTACCCACACACGCATCAAAggaaggaaaagaaaaaacgTTGGATTAATTAGTTATCGTGTATACACCCTACACCCTACACCCTGCCAGTGAGGTTTaagttattttttttaacatgattgctttttctgtttatttttatcatCAAACTGACCGACAGAAGTGTAAACTGATTGACTGACCGACACACACCTGCTGACTTACTGATAGAACAGCGCAACCACAGCGCCGTCCCACTCTCGCATTTTCATGTCTCACCAGCTCACTTGCTCTAACGAGGTCATTCCCCACGTCTTACATCTGTCCCCACGTTCGCCCATCCCCACGGTAGTCCCCACTTGGTCTCTTCGGCCATGATAATTTAGTTGTCTCAGTTGGTCCCCTTGGCTACAAACTTGGCTGGATGAAAGGCACCAGCGGCCACTGGCAGCAAGCTGGCTGATGTATGGGTTATGGTCTCGGCAGCAGTTTAGGGCCGGTGCATGGGGTCTGGTGCCCACCAGTGTGACCTCCTTTCTACCGTGACTAGTACTGTGGTCCTCTCTCTCTGACTGGCAGTCATTCCAAATTTGCCCCATGTGGGTGATTCCATTTTCCCAGCGATCCCTCTCAACTGCAAAAGAATCTGCACGGTTATCCACAAGCAGTAGGACAATCCGTCGATCTCCTGTACCATGCATGCCGCTAAAGCGGCGAGTTGCGACGGCGGGACCATTTTAACCGTTTGACTAGCCGGTGCCCCGCTTTGCATCGGGGAGATACACGCACCGTCCGGCCATGCCCCACACTGGCCACTAGCGCGGGGCACAGGGGTGAGGGATcctggtgcctccggcggctggggctctgccccagaccccgtggctcctctcgctacgctcgagtcgagcgttGGGGgacccctgaaaaatacttctgcgaagcaggagctacggggtctggggcagcgccccagctgccggaggcaggtctaGACCCCCAGCAGCGAAAAAGAATCGGGTGCCAGTTGCCGACCGTTGGGCAGACCTGGTGCGGTCGGAAGAATCGTGCAGCGACCTAACGGGGACCAGCCATGGGCATGGAGCTGGCCCGGTATTGCTTGGCTGAGTGTGGCTAGTATAACAGCCAGCAGGGCCAAGAGAAGACAGCAAGCAACCGGTAACGGACAAACGCACGCTAGCAGCACGAATTTATCCAGTTCTTCCGGGTCTGGATTCCAGTGACAGGACAGGTTTTTCCTGGTTTTTCACAGCGACTCAGGTCCGTGAGCCGAGTCGGGAAACAGCCTGGTCAGGATATTTAGCTCGGGAATTTTAGCCCCAGAAAAATctatcagcaccagtcaGTCGAATCAgtgaaagaaagaaaaaccCCTCCCGATGAGGACGGACCGCCCCAACCCACCACCGGTGTCCGCGAAGAGGGGGAGCGGGGGAGGGGATGAACGGGCGTTGAGATCGAGGCCCCACCTGCCACCAGTCACACCCACCAGTCACTAGCCACCAGTTACCAGCCATCAACCCGGTAACATTAGCCAATTCTTCCGCAGCAGTTTAGTGGGATTTAGGTTTGCTAGCTGACGGACGATTATGCCTGATAACCTGATCATCCGAGACCTCTGAGTATGCAATCGAGGCAGACAGTCAGGCCGGGATCAGCCCGCTGCTCACCACGCGCCTTGCGCTTAATTGCTGATAGCAGCGGCGTCAAGAATGAGTCGATCTGCCCCGAGACTGGTCACGGGTCGAACCCAGGGGCTGGCAGTCTCACCACGGGCACCACCGCCCAAACTACCCCTCCACCCCCTCCAACttccccctccccctcgCAGCCACCCACTCACGTCCCGACTCGAACGAagtgagaggagccacggggtctggggcgaagccccagccgccggaggcacagtcCCCACCCCCCGTTCCGCCTTCCAACCCCAGACCGATAAGGGGTGGACCCCTGGTAAGTGCCGTTCAAAAAGCGAGGAAGGGGGAAACATAGTGGAGCGCGGACTAGGAAGGGATATGCGGGTGGGTAATTTAGCCGTAGAAATGTGAGACCAAGGCGGGGTGGATATGCAAGTGCCCCGCAATGTAGCTCAGGAGGTCGACGCACCCCGGGATCAGTCATGTTGGCTGGCCATTGTTCAGTTGTTGGTATGTCGCCGGATAGAACTGGGGGTGGGTGGCCTGTCATGTATGATAGAAGTGCAGCGTTTGATAGTGGACATGCCTTTGTGTTTTTCCGGACTAGTGGGATGAGTGGTTCTGATTTTGGTGGTACTGACTATTTTTTAGTTGAACCGTTACAAGGGATCTAGGTTTGGCCGATCGGGCGGGGCGTCTCACCAGCAGTGTCTATTGTTAGCACATACACTATGGCCAAACAACTTTCCGCGCATTTTTTTAGGGGGTtggagttgctgctgctgctgccgctgttgctgttcaGGTCGCCGTGTTTCGCCGTGGCGAGTATCTTGTCCTATACGCGACATACGTGGGGTGTGTCTTGGATTGGCGGAGACAAAAGCTTTTGTACGCTGCTGTCTGACCAGCTCTCTGACTGATTGACCCTGACGACCCACCTGAATCGACAGCTCGCTCGCTCGCTCACTCGCCTGGTCATGGCACTTCGTCTCACGCACctccccccctccccctaTCGCAGCAGCCTGTCAACCGGACTAATAGTGATAATCCCCGATAGTGGGGTCGGCCCCTCTCTCCCCCCTAGACCACCCCCCTTATCGGCCCCACACCTCCCATACCCCTCAATGCGTGGAAGTCCCCGAGATTTGGAGGTGCAGGTGGGTAAATAGGGGAAgagggtgtgcctccggcggctggggctttgccccagaccccgcagctcctctcgctgcgctcgagtcgaccgtcgacggtccctGCCCCTCCtgagaagcaggagcaacggggtctggggcagcgccccagctgccggaggcacccccCCTACCCCGCTATCTGCCAGTTAAACTGACATGCACTAGCGTATTGAGTGGGCTGCTGCGATGAGacataatattatttccaGGGTTCGTGAGGTTTAATCCCGGCTAATTGTCAGGCTGGGGTAAATACCCCGCCATGGAGTAGAAGCTGGTTTTTGCCGATATGACCGTTTAAACCCCGGGTGGGGATCTCGATGCTAGTGTGATCTCAACGCCATTAAATGGTATCTGGGGCGTGGCCCCGCACTTGTTAattggatctggatcttcTGGATCTTGTGTCGATTGTCGATAGTCGTGCCAGTCTCTGTCTGTCACACCGccattatatatatataatgaaACAGATCTCTTTTTGTCCATTTAGCGGCAGTTTAGACGTATCCATGTGGGGGTCGCGGCACCGGGTGGCATTCTCCGACCGTTGGATGGTGCACCCCATGTGGGGGTGAGGACAAACATGGGGGTATTTAAACAGACCTATATCGCCAGATGATGAGATTCTGGGTTTTTTATAGTATTTCGTAGCATTCGATAAAGACTCGGTAGCCGTTATAATGACTAGTCCAAAATACAATTGTCTTACCCAGGAACAAGTAGACCATTTCCTCGAGAAGGGGTATGTGGTGATCCATGATGCGTTCTCCAAAGAACATGCTGCCTGGATGTTGAAAGACGTCTGGGTGAGACTGGGTCTTGATCCCAATAATAGAGAGTCTTGGACTAAGCCGAGAATCCACATGCCTAAACAGCGGTCGATTCTCGTCAGCGAATTCGCTCCCAAGGCTTGGGATGCGATTAAAGATCTGTTAGGAGGTGATGAGAATATTGCCGATGCCGGTAAATACTGGAACGACAGTTTAATCGTGAATTTCGGAAGAGACCAGTTCGAGCCACATCTTGTGTCCGGAGATCCAAAGCAACTCGATAATTGGCACACCGACGGCAACTTTTTCCGTCATTTCTTGGATTCTCCTGAACAAGCTCTGTTGGTGATCCCCATTTTCTCCGACGAGATCAAACCTAAAGGAGGTGCCACATATATTGCACCTGACTCGATTCCCCACATTGCCAAACTATTGGACGACCATCCCGAGGGTCTATTACCTGGTAAGCCTTTTAACTATCCAGAACTGGTCAACAAATGTAATGAGTTCGTCGAGGTCACCGGTAAAGTAGGCGATGTCGTTCTCATGCACCCATTCATGATGCACTCAGCATCCCCCAACCAATTGCGCATTCCCCGATTCATTACCAACCCACCAGTGAGTCTGAAGACCCCTTTCCGTTTCGACAGACCCCTGGATCAACTCAACCTCGTTGAACAAAAGACACTCAAGTCGCTCGGAAAGTCGTCACCATACCACTTCAAACCCACTGCCGACCGAGTCATCTTCCCCAGCGAACAGCACGACATGTGGATCCGCATGCAAAACGAAGAAAAGCAGCGACTCAAGGACTACGGCACCCTCGAATCTTTCACCGCCATTGGCGTCAAGCCCTAAATGTCTCCCACCCCCAAGTACATAGTCTGCAGTCAATTGATGCTGCCTCTTACACGAAccgggcctgcctccggcggctggggcgctgccccagaccccgttgtgctcgcttcgcgagctttcgCACGGTCGGAGCCGTGGTTCTGGGGAGAATATCCCTGCCACGGGAGGAGAGAACGACTCTAacgcagcgagaggagcagtggggtctggagcaGCGCCCCGTGTTCGAACTGGGCCTGCCTCTGGCAGttggggcgctgccccataccccgttgtgctcgcttcaCGAGCTTTCGCATGGTCGGAGCCGTTGTTCTGGGGAGAATATCCCTGCCACGGGAGgagaaaacgactcgagcgcagcgagaggagcagtggggtctggggcaacgccccagccgccggaggcagccccgactcgagcacagCGACGGgagccggaggcagcagtCCATAATGTTGGGGGGCATAATCCTGGAAATGGCATAAATAACGACGAGGTTTGGCAGAAAGGAGTCGGTGGTGTGGCAATGTCAGACGAGAATGATAGCGGGTACGATATGTTTGAGCTGTCGTCGTGGCTCATGGTGCTGTCGACTCTGTCGGCCATAGCGACATTCGCGATTCTTATAGTTTATCTGCCGAAACTATGATGTCGCCTTTGGTCACTTTGACGGTCTTGCCAGACAGAATGAGggtgttgattttgtcGCCATCCAGTTCAACCTCGACGCCAATGACACTTCGGCGGCCGATTTCTACACCCTGGGTGACCTGGATGTTCTGGTTCTTACCAGTCGTCAAAGCAAGGTACGCGCCAAGTGCACTGTTGGCACTTCCAGTGGCAGGGTCTTCGAACTGGTCGAGAAGAATCATTCTCGCACGCACCGTGTGCTCGTCCTCAAGGACGTAATACAGCTGGCCAACAAAGCCCGAGTTCCATTCATGGTCTAGCAACGGAGCCAGATTCAACGGTGTTGACGACATCTTTACTCGAGACAGCACCTCGACCGAGGGCAGACGAATCAGGGCAAAACTCAATCCCTTGACAATAGAAAAGAGAGGGGCATTGCGCTCAGCTTCAGCAATGACAGGATCACTAGAGAATCCCACTGGATCCGGCAAATCCTTGGCAGTGGCCTTGTGAAAGTGCACATTATGGGGGATATGAGCCCTCACCACGCCATCAGACGACTTTTGGACTGGAATTGGGCCTGCTGGAGGAACGAGAGTGGCAGAAGAAGTGCCAGCAGTGACCAGGCCAATGACATGGTCTGCTGCTCCGATAGTGGGATGTCCAGCAAACGGCAATTCAGTGTCGGGAGTGAAAATACGCACCGGGTAGGTGTTGGCAGTCGAGGGAGGGTAGATATAGATAGTTTCAGAGTAATTAAACTCACGAGCAATTTGCTGAAGGTTGTCAGTTGAGAGGTCAGTATTCTCGCCAGCCAACTCGACAATTGCCAGCTGGTTACCCAGAAACCGGGTATCGCTGAATACGTCGACAGTAGTGAATGGAGCAGTAGTCATTATAGTATAATAGACGTCAGGAAAATTGTAATCGAATAACAAAAAACGAATGAGTAAAATCGAGCCACAACCCCTGGTTTAAATAGACTCGTGCTGCAGATATATTAAGGTTGATGAGCCATCAGCATATATGCACAACATCAAGCGAGTGATTAGGTTTGATGACAAACAATACATACCCGCCAAGCTGAGTCATATATCGCACAAGAACGATCTTTTATTACGGAAGAACCAAGATCCTTCGATAACCGAGACGAGATGTTTCCGAGGTCTAAGACCCTGTCCCACCACGTGGCTTCTTGAGCATTGAGCTTTGGGTCACCCCGCAAGTGGGGTGGTGGACTCAACAGGAAAATTCAGGGGAACCTCAAGGGGCAATTTCAGGGGGAGATTTCCGGACGAGGGGTAGTCCCGCGGGGTCATATGGTGGGGCAGTCCAGCGGGGCCACCCTGGCCCCACCGTATCTAGACAATAATTACTCTACTCCTACGTATTTACTTACTTTACGGCTTGTAATCTCAATACCCATAAGATCTACTAACATCTCAAACCCAATCCAGAGAACTGGACACCAACCAGCCACACAGAGATCCCAAtgctcgactcgagcgcagcgagaggagccacggggtctggggcggagccccagccgccggaggcagagacCCCTCTCCCCGCAGCGGGacttatcttatcttttagGATCTGCACCAGATATATGCAGCATGAGGAGACTGAAGATAGAGTCATCAGCAGGGTGATAAAATATCAGATCCGTCGAGCCATGACGAAATTCCGTGGTTGTATTGATATCCACAATGGCCAAGTCAAGCAGATTGTAGGAGGAACGCTGACCAGTGCGGAGTCGCAGTTGAAAACCAATTTTGTGGCGACCCAGCCCGCTGAGTATTTTGGAAGATTATACAGAAAAAATGAAGTCTATGGAACACATGTAATCAAACTCGGACCAGGATGtgatgaagctgctgaggAGGCATTGGCAGAATGGCCTGGTCAATTACAAGTTGGCGGAGGTATCACTGCCGAAAACGCTCAATCCTGGATACAAGAGAAAAAGGCGTCGAAAGTGATTGTCACGTCGTATCTATTTCCCGACGGAAAACTGTCGATACCACGACTGGAAAAACTGGTGTCATTAGTTGGAAAAGAGCATTTGGTGATTGATCTGAGCTGTCGCAAGAAAATCGTCGACGGCGAGCCCCGGTGGATCGTGGCCATGAACCGATGGCAGACCCTGACCGACACCGAGGTCAATAAATCGACTCTGGACGAGCTATCGCGCTACTGCAGCGAGTTTCTAATCCatgctgctgatgtcgAAGGACTGTGTCGAGGAATAGACGAAGACCTTGTAGCAGCTCTCGGCAACTGGGTCACAATCCCCACAGTCTACGCAGGAGGAGCCAAATCGCTCAACGACCTCGAGCTGGTCGCCAAACTCAGCCACGGCAAAGTCGACCTGACATTCGGCAGCGCGCTCGACATCTTCGGCGGTGACAAAGTCGCCTTCTCCTCGTGTGTGGCCTGGAACCAGTCACAGTCACAGtagctgcctccggcggctggggctctgccccagaccccgtagctcctgcttcgcaggagattgctgggaccgtcgacggaacgactcgagcggagcgagaggagcaacggggtctggggcgcagccccagccgccggaggcatcgTCTCCACCACaagcatcaacaaaaatatatatatattacaAGATTAGAACCATTGGTTGCCGTCCATGCGGGGCGAGCCGTAATTGCCCATGTTGGTTGTAGCACCGCCGTAATCGGTGGCTCCGCCGTGACGGCCGGTCGCTCCGCCTCCGAGGTCCATGCCAGGACCACGGCCATCGAGTTTGTCGACAGCAAGCACGATTTCGGCCAGTTTATTTTGCAGCACGCGAATCCCGCGCTCGACTACTTCGTTGGGTTTCAGCGAACCCACCGTTTCAACAGTGTAGTAGAATTTATCGGGTTTGGCGGTGTAATCAAAAGGTTCGTTTTCTTTAGGTGGCTCTTCCCAGTCGGCGTTCTTGCTTTTGGGccattcttcttcaatgcTCTCTTCGTACCAATAGTCCGTGTGATGCAGTTTGTTCCATGGGTCGTATTCGAATCCCACAGCCGCCACTGGCGACCATTTGGCATGTTCTTTGGCAATACCTTTTTTGGCTATACATTTCAGTCTCAGTTCTTGGTGCTTTCTAAGCTTACAAATCAGTACTCCCTTTTTAGCAGGGTCACTGAACACCGGCTGGCCTATACTCTCGTCTCGGCG
This window harbors:
- the HIS6 gene encoding imidazole-4-carboxamide isomerase HIS6, coding for MLDSSAARGATGSGAEPQPPEAETPLPAAGLILSFRICTRYMQHEETEDRVISRVIKYQIRRAMTKFRGCIDIHNGQVKQIVGGTLTSAESQLKTNFVATQPAEYFGRLYRKNEVYGTHVIKLGPGCDEAAEEALAEWPGQLQVGGGITAENAQSWIQEKKASKVIVTSYLFPDGKLSIPRLEKLVSLVGKEHLVIDLSCRKKIVDGEPRWIVAMNRWQTLTDTEVNKSTLDELSRYCSEFLIHAADVEGLCRGIDEDLVAALGNWVTIPTVYAGGAKSLNDLELVAKLSHGKVDLTFGSALDIFGGDKVAFSSCVAWNQSQSQ
- the YHI9 gene encoding Yhi9p (hypothetical protein; null mutant is defective in unfolded protein response; possibly involved in a membrane regulation metabolic pathway; member of the PhzF superfamily, though most likely not involved in phenazine production; GO_component: GO:0005575 - cellular_component [Evidence ND]; GO_function: GO:0003824 - catalytic activity [Evidence IEA]; GO_function: GO:0016853 - isomerase activity [Evidence IEA]; GO_function: GO:0003674 - molecular_function [Evidence ND]; GO_process: GO:0009058 - biosynthetic process [Evidence IEA]; GO_process: GO:0030968 - endoplasmic reticulum unfolded protein response [Evidence IMP] [PMID 16582425]) — its product is MTTAPFTTVDVFSDTRFLGNQLAIVELAGENTDLSTDNLQQIAREFNYSETIYIYPPSTANTYPVRIFTPDTELPFAGHPTIGAADHVIGLVTAGTSSATLVPPAGPIPVQKSSDGVVRAHIPHNVHFHKATAKDLPDPVGFSSDPVIAEAERNAPLFSIVKGLSFALIRLPSVEVLSRVKMSSTPLNLAPLLDHEWNSGFVGQLYYVLEDEHTVRARMILLDQFEDPATGSANSALGAYLALTTGKNQNIQVTQGVEIGRRSVIGVEVELDGDKINTLILSGKTVKVTKGDIIVSADKL